The following proteins come from a genomic window of Malus sylvestris chromosome 4, drMalSylv7.2, whole genome shotgun sequence:
- the LOC126618156 gene encoding uncharacterized protein LOC126618156, giving the protein MTNLAKLEYVALDITGKNYLTWVLDTKIHLEAGNLEDTIREESSSSSQNRAKAMIFIRRHLDEALKSEYLTVEDPLALWEALRSRYNHQTTVILPKARYEWSHLRIQDFKSVAEYNSALFRITSQMKLCGDTITDEILLEKTYSTFHANNVLLQQQYRARGYTEYNQLISVLLVAKQNNELLMKNHNSRPTGSAPFPEVNDTSLEVNATSSGGNYHKQGCGHKRGRWNKKGKNHDGQFHNQVQRHNSGPSFKNVNRHKGKANMTNAPRNSEGACHRCGGNGHWVRTCRQFDATHLDVSDFITERGNEVYRSD; this is encoded by the exons atgacgaACTTGGCTAAGCTTGAATATGTTGCCCTGGACATTACcgggaagaattaccttactTGGGTACttgataccaagatccatctggaagcaggGAATCTTGAAGATACCATCAGGGAAGAAAGCAGCTCATCTTCTCAAAATCGGGCGAAGGCTATGATCTTTATTCGCcgccatcttgatgaggcactaaagagtgagtacttaacggttgaagatccgttagcTCTCTGGGAGGCCTTGCGAAGCAGATATAATCAccagacaacggtgattcttccaaaagcTCGCTATGAGTGGTCTCACCTGAGAATTCAGGATTTCAAATCAGTGGCGGAGTACAATTCTGCGTTGTTCAGGattacctctcagatgaagcTCTGTGGGGATACCATTACTGATGAAATATTGCTGGAAAAGACTTACAGCACATTTCATGCCAATAACGTGCTCCTGCAGCAGCAATATAGAGCGCGAGGCTACACTGAATACAACCAGTTGATATCTGTGCTCCTGGTAGCTAaacagaacaatgagctcctgatgaaaaaccataattcccgacctactggatctGCACCATTCCCAGAAGTAAATGATACTTCTCTCGAAGTGAACGCCACATCCTCTGGTGGTAATTATCATAAACAAGGATGTGGCCACAAACGAGGTCGATGGAATAAGAAAGGCAAGAACCATGATGgtcagtttcacaaccaggttcaGAGGCATAATTCTGGCCCGAGCTTCAAAAATGTGAATCGTCACAAAGGCAAAGCTAACATGACCAATGCTCCCAGGAACTCTGAAGGAgcctgccataggtgtggtggcaatgggcatTGGGTGCGAACTtgtc GGCAATTTGACGCAACTCACCTAGATGTTTCAGACTTCATTACGGAAAGGGGGAATGAAGTATATCGGTCCGACTAA